Proteins from a single region of Runella sp. SP2:
- the eno gene encoding phosphopyruvate hydratase, with amino-acid sequence MSTIQSVHARQILDSRGNPTVEVDVRTENGFLGRAAVPSGASTGIHEAVELRDDDKSVYLGKGVLKAVQNVNEIIYPELLGLSVYDQNLIDKIMIELDGTANKGKLGANAILGVSLAIAKAAAQEAGLSLFRYVGGVNANTLPVPMMNIMNGGAHADNAIDFQEFMVMPTNATSFSQALRMGTEVFHALKGVLKSKGYSTNVGDEGGFAPNIQSNVEALETILVAIEKAGYRPGEDISIAMDAAVSELWNEEKQRYVFKKSSKEELTSAQMADFWTEWVNKYPIISIEDGMAEDDWAGWKLHTDAIGSKCQLVGDDLFVTNVKRLEMGIEQGVGNAVLIKVNQIGSLTETIDTVSLAKRNSYKNIMSHRSGETEDSTIADLAVALNTGQIKTGSASRSDRMAKYNQLLRIEEELGETAYFPGKKF; translated from the coding sequence ATGAGTACAATCCAATCGGTACACGCCCGTCAAATCCTTGACTCTCGCGGTAATCCAACAGTAGAAGTAGATGTTCGCACCGAAAACGGCTTCCTCGGCCGTGCAGCCGTGCCATCTGGCGCCTCTACAGGTATTCACGAAGCAGTCGAACTACGTGATGATGACAAGAGCGTATATCTCGGAAAAGGTGTATTGAAAGCCGTTCAGAACGTAAACGAAATCATCTATCCTGAACTTTTGGGACTTTCTGTATATGATCAAAATCTGATTGACAAAATCATGATTGAGCTCGACGGCACTGCCAACAAAGGCAAGTTGGGCGCAAATGCTATTTTGGGCGTTTCTTTGGCTATTGCCAAAGCCGCAGCGCAAGAAGCAGGTCTTTCATTGTTCCGTTACGTAGGTGGAGTAAATGCAAATACACTACCTGTGCCAATGATGAACATCATGAATGGTGGTGCTCACGCCGACAACGCGATTGATTTCCAAGAGTTTATGGTAATGCCTACCAACGCTACTTCGTTCTCTCAAGCACTCCGCATGGGTACTGAAGTTTTCCACGCGTTGAAAGGGGTATTGAAATCAAAAGGATATTCAACAAACGTAGGTGATGAAGGTGGTTTTGCCCCTAACATCCAATCAAACGTTGAAGCCCTCGAAACTATCCTTGTAGCTATCGAAAAAGCAGGATACCGCCCAGGTGAAGATATTTCAATCGCCATGGATGCGGCGGTTTCTGAGCTTTGGAACGAAGAAAAACAACGCTATGTCTTCAAGAAATCAAGCAAAGAAGAGTTGACTTCTGCTCAAATGGCTGATTTCTGGACAGAATGGGTTAACAAATACCCTATCATTTCAATCGAAGACGGGATGGCCGAAGACGATTGGGCTGGTTGGAAATTGCACACAGATGCGATTGGTTCTAAATGCCAACTCGTGGGTGATGACCTTTTCGTAACCAACGTGAAACGCCTTGAAATGGGTATTGAGCAAGGAGTTGGTAATGCCGTTTTGATTAAGGTGAACCAAATCGGTTCATTGACTGAAACTATCGACACTGTTAGTTTGGCAAAACGCAATAGCTATAAAAACATCATGAGCCACCGCTCAGGTGAAACTGAAGATTCGACCATCGCTGACTTGGCAGTGGCATTGAACACTGGCCAAATCAAAACTGGTTCAGCTTCTCGTTCAGACCGTATGGCTAAATACAACCAATTGCTTCGTATCGAAGAGGAGTTGGGAGAAACGGCTTACTTCCCTGGAAAGAAATTCTAA
- the gpmI gene encoding 2,3-bisphosphoglycerate-independent phosphoglycerate mutase: MSQKVILIIMDGWGIAKNGEENRSAIIAANTPFYDRILQQYPHSKLEASGLAVGLPDGQMGNSEVGHTNLGAGRIVYQDLVKINLAVESGSIAQEPTLVEAFEYAKDNQKKVHFIGLVSDGGVHSHINHVKGLCKAAQEAGLNDVYVHAFTDGRDCDPKSGAGFLTDLQASLATTTGKIASVTGRFYAMDRDKRWERVAKAYNVMVNGVGQSVVDSQIVSAIEASYAAGVTDEFIEPIVVVDEAGAPVATIAEGDVVLCFNFRTDRGREITEMLTQQDFPEQGTTKLDLYYLTMTNYDDAFVGVKVIYDKDNLKNTLGEVLEGAGKTQIRIAETEKYPHVTFFFSGGREVPFEGEKRLLCPSPKDVKTYDLKPEMAAFDIRNAILPEIEAETADFICLNFANPDMVGHTGVFEAVIKACETVDQCTEAVATAGLAHGYTSIIIADHGNSDYMRNDDGTPNTAHSTNLVPCIFVGNEYTGQPKDGKLADIAPTILALLGVAQPAEMTGVSLL; this comes from the coding sequence ATGAGTCAAAAAGTAATTCTTATCATCATGGATGGTTGGGGTATCGCTAAAAATGGCGAAGAAAACCGCTCTGCCATCATCGCCGCAAACACGCCTTTTTACGACCGAATCCTTCAACAATACCCTCACAGCAAACTCGAAGCAAGCGGATTAGCCGTTGGGCTTCCTGACGGACAAATGGGAAATTCGGAGGTGGGTCATACTAACCTTGGCGCAGGTCGTATTGTGTATCAAGACCTGGTGAAAATCAACTTAGCGGTCGAATCAGGCTCTATCGCCCAAGAACCAACACTCGTTGAAGCTTTTGAATACGCCAAAGACAATCAAAAGAAAGTTCACTTCATCGGTCTGGTGTCCGATGGTGGGGTTCACTCTCACATCAACCACGTCAAAGGGCTTTGCAAAGCCGCACAAGAAGCAGGACTTAATGACGTATATGTTCATGCTTTTACTGATGGGCGCGACTGTGACCCTAAAAGCGGCGCAGGATTTTTGACCGATTTGCAGGCTTCATTGGCAACCACAACGGGTAAAATTGCCAGTGTAACGGGGCGATTCTACGCCATGGACCGCGACAAACGTTGGGAACGCGTGGCAAAAGCCTATAATGTGATGGTCAATGGCGTGGGTCAATCGGTTGTAGATAGTCAAATTGTATCCGCAATTGAGGCTTCTTACGCAGCAGGTGTAACCGACGAGTTTATTGAACCCATCGTGGTTGTGGACGAAGCAGGTGCTCCTGTAGCGACCATTGCCGAGGGCGACGTCGTGTTGTGTTTCAATTTCCGCACCGACCGTGGACGCGAAATCACCGAAATGCTTACCCAACAAGATTTCCCCGAACAAGGAACAACGAAATTAGACTTGTATTACCTCACCATGACCAACTACGACGATGCGTTTGTTGGGGTGAAAGTGATTTATGACAAAGACAACCTTAAAAATACCCTAGGAGAAGTGCTTGAAGGAGCAGGTAAAACCCAAATCCGCATTGCAGAAACTGAGAAATACCCGCACGTTACTTTCTTCTTCTCAGGAGGCCGCGAAGTGCCATTTGAAGGCGAAAAACGACTTTTATGCCCTTCGCCTAAAGATGTAAAAACCTACGACTTGAAACCAGAAATGGCCGCTTTCGACATTCGTAATGCCATTCTTCCTGAAATCGAAGCAGAAACTGCTGATTTTATTTGTCTCAACTTTGCCAACCCTGACATGGTAGGCCACACGGGTGTTTTTGAGGCCGTTATCAAAGCCTGTGAAACGGTTGACCAATGCACCGAAGCCGTTGCCACTGCAGGTCTGGCGCACGGTTATACTTCCATCATTATTGCTGACCACGGCAACTCTGATTACATGAGAAACGACGATGGAACACCAAACACCGCCCATAGTACCAACCTTGTTCCTTGCATTTTTGTAGGCAACGAATACACTGGGCAACCGAAAGATGGCAAGTTAGCTGACATCGCACCAACCATTTTAGCACTTTTGGGCGTTGCTCAACCAGCCGAAATGACGGGTGTAAGCTTGTTGTAA
- a CDS encoding pyridoxal phosphate-dependent aminotransferase: MVISLAKRATQAQEYYFSVKLAEVRKLLAAGHDVINMGIGNPDQAPSEATIEALKNTASLTNTHGYQSYKGIPALRQGISKWYERVYGVQLDPEHEILPLIGSKEGITHISLTFLDEGDEVLVPELGYPAYRAVSEMVGATVIEYPLQENNQWQPDWEAMKGIVSSKTKILWLNYPHMPTGAPATRELFENAVRFAKEHGILLCHDNPYSLILNQKPPISLLSIEGAKEVAIELNSMSKSHNMAGWRIGWLTGAKEYVDAVLTIKSNVDSGMFLGIQQAAVAALQNSEEWHAAQNAVYHSRLDAAKTFLKTLNCTFDSTQEGMFLWAKLPDEVASAEQLVDDLLYQKHIFIAPGFIFGPKGQRYIRVSLCMPAERIWQAIERLKA, translated from the coding sequence ATGGTTATTTCTCTTGCAAAACGCGCCACTCAAGCGCAGGAATACTACTTCTCGGTGAAGCTCGCCGAGGTTCGAAAGCTACTTGCCGCAGGACATGATGTCATCAATATGGGGATTGGAAATCCTGACCAAGCTCCCTCAGAAGCAACCATTGAAGCATTAAAGAATACGGCTTCACTTACCAATACCCACGGTTATCAATCGTATAAAGGCATTCCTGCTCTTCGTCAAGGTATATCAAAATGGTATGAGCGTGTGTATGGCGTACAGCTTGACCCCGAACACGAAATCTTGCCCTTAATTGGTTCAAAAGAAGGCATAACGCACATCAGTTTGACCTTTTTAGACGAAGGTGACGAAGTGCTTGTTCCCGAACTTGGCTATCCTGCCTATCGTGCTGTAAGCGAAATGGTGGGGGCAACGGTCATTGAATATCCCCTTCAAGAAAATAACCAATGGCAGCCCGATTGGGAAGCGATGAAAGGCATTGTAAGCTCGAAAACAAAAATTTTGTGGCTCAATTATCCACACATGCCTACGGGTGCCCCTGCCACGCGCGAGCTTTTTGAAAATGCCGTTCGCTTTGCCAAAGAGCATGGCATTTTATTATGCCACGACAATCCTTACAGCCTGATACTCAACCAGAAACCTCCCATTAGCCTGCTTTCAATTGAAGGAGCAAAAGAGGTGGCCATTGAGCTCAACTCCATGTCAAAATCTCACAACATGGCGGGCTGGCGAATAGGCTGGTTAACAGGGGCTAAAGAATACGTGGACGCTGTACTTACAATAAAAAGTAACGTGGATTCTGGCATGTTTTTAGGCATTCAACAAGCCGCCGTGGCCGCACTTCAAAATTCGGAAGAATGGCACGCCGCCCAAAATGCCGTGTATCACAGTCGATTAGATGCTGCCAAAACCTTCTTAAAAACCCTAAACTGTACTTTCGATTCGACCCAAGAAGGGATGTTTCTGTGGGCAAAACTCCCTGATGAAGTTGCCTCGGCAGAACAACTTGTGGACGATTTATTATACCAAAAACATATTTTCATCGCCCCTGGGTTTATTTTTGGTCCTAAAGGCCAACGCTACATTCGGGTTTCACTTTGTATGCCTGCCGAACGCATTTGGCAAGCCATTGAGCGTCTGAAAGCCTAG
- a CDS encoding SusC/RagA family TonB-linked outer membrane protein — MKKLLHRSMAFLVVFGTCLTTWAQGRLIEGKVTSSSDNSVLPGVSIVVKGTSKGTTTDANGEFKVNAPNNAVLIFSYIGYIRQEVKVGSNNTINVLLENDENILNEVVVTALGVKQEKRALGYAVQEVKGQDLLDSQRDNFMMGLQGRVAGLQMTPTSGTAGGSAVIQLRGAGSIGNSNQPLYVVDGLPISNNTFAQGALVSDRPNRDMDYQNRAADINPNDIETVTILKGPEAAALYGIEAANGAIVITTKKGGTGRGKITYNGSLSVRDVYRFPEGQTTYGRGFNGVFNPNNFSYFGGEVSQIGEGGGKVFDNVGNFFQQGLRQSHNVTVEGGSEKATYRLSTSYISDKGVVPTNKMDQINIRLTGVGQITKNLRATTSFNYIGTNNLQPLRSAQGFLIGMLAFPFYLDARQYLTADGRRFRTFGEDANDLDNPFFNVYKNINSNRINRTVGNIQLDYNVTPWLTLAGILGADVFSTRYNRFQHPESNAGITAKGFVENATENSQLLNGNFRATAKKDFGKLKTSLMVGTTVDDRRYETTAIYGEQLYLPDFNSINNTLNSTQRNKATLLQRRLVSVLGSLNLSYADMLYLTVTGRNDWSSTLPVQNNSFFYPSVSLGFVFTELPSFEQQQILSYGKVRFAYAEVGNDATPYRTRPRLVPQTTTGGGFLYDFYGGNENLRPERGRSFETGVELRFFKNRVGLDVTYFNKSNFDQITTQRLSYGTGFIFGLLNGGEIRNSGLEAQLNITPIKAKNVQWDMNLNFTRLLNEVVSLPGEVAEYYNSDTWLYGNVRASAMAPNQSSFYPNLSYVNTRGEGKTTALAGYSYLRNKRGDILVSPSTGLPISNPVFLPIGDRNPDFMLGFQNSVRFKNWSLSVLLDIRKGGDVFNGNEMYMFRNGLSTRVLDRNNPYVFKGVLRDGREDSDAPTPNTIQVTPQFRSDFYGAFTEESFVEKDINWIRLRDVTLRYSFPQSILDKQKIFRSGSVFVSGNELFLLTNYTGADPDVNGTSAGTLGIGARGFDYGTLALPRTITAGLNFSF, encoded by the coding sequence ATGAAAAAACTTCTTCATCGAAGTATGGCTTTTCTAGTTGTTTTTGGCACATGTCTTACGACATGGGCACAAGGGCGACTCATCGAGGGAAAAGTCACCAGTTCATCCGACAACAGCGTGCTTCCAGGTGTAAGCATCGTTGTCAAAGGGACTTCCAAAGGTACAACCACGGATGCCAACGGAGAGTTTAAGGTAAATGCTCCTAACAATGCAGTACTCATTTTTAGCTACATTGGCTACATTCGCCAAGAAGTGAAAGTTGGGAGTAACAATACCATCAATGTTTTGCTAGAAAACGACGAAAACATCTTAAATGAAGTCGTGGTAACTGCCCTTGGGGTAAAACAAGAGAAACGTGCGCTGGGTTATGCCGTGCAGGAAGTAAAAGGGCAAGATTTGTTGGACTCTCAGCGGGACAACTTCATGATGGGACTTCAAGGACGGGTAGCAGGTCTTCAAATGACCCCAACCAGCGGTACTGCGGGTGGCTCGGCCGTTATTCAGTTGCGCGGTGCGGGTTCTATCGGAAATAGCAACCAACCGCTTTATGTGGTTGATGGTTTGCCTATTTCAAACAACACCTTTGCTCAAGGAGCATTGGTTTCTGACCGCCCCAACCGTGACATGGACTACCAAAACCGTGCAGCGGATATTAACCCCAACGACATTGAGACAGTTACCATCCTAAAAGGGCCAGAAGCCGCTGCCTTGTACGGTATCGAAGCTGCCAACGGTGCGATTGTTATCACGACCAAAAAAGGCGGCACAGGTCGTGGCAAAATCACCTACAATGGTTCATTGAGTGTTCGCGATGTGTATCGTTTCCCTGAAGGACAAACCACTTACGGACGTGGTTTCAACGGCGTATTTAACCCAAACAACTTTTCTTATTTTGGGGGTGAAGTGTCACAAATCGGCGAAGGTGGCGGCAAAGTCTTTGATAACGTTGGTAATTTCTTCCAACAAGGACTTCGTCAGTCGCACAACGTAACTGTGGAAGGTGGAAGTGAAAAAGCGACCTATCGCTTATCAACTTCATATATTTCGGACAAAGGAGTGGTACCTACCAACAAAATGGACCAGATTAACATTCGTTTGACTGGAGTAGGACAAATTACGAAGAATTTGCGGGCAACCACCTCCTTCAATTACATCGGGACCAACAACCTCCAACCACTTCGTAGTGCTCAAGGGTTTTTAATTGGGATGTTGGCATTCCCGTTTTATTTAGATGCGCGACAATACCTCACGGCAGACGGCCGCCGTTTCCGTACTTTCGGCGAAGATGCCAACGACTTGGATAACCCGTTCTTCAACGTGTATAAGAACATCAACAGCAACCGAATCAACCGCACTGTTGGGAACATTCAGTTGGACTATAACGTAACACCTTGGCTTACGTTAGCAGGAATTTTAGGGGCTGATGTTTTCTCGACGCGTTATAACCGCTTCCAACATCCAGAATCCAACGCAGGTATTACGGCCAAAGGGTTTGTGGAAAATGCTACTGAAAACAGTCAATTACTCAACGGTAACTTCCGCGCTACCGCTAAAAAAGATTTTGGCAAGCTAAAAACATCTCTCATGGTGGGTACAACCGTAGATGACCGCCGCTACGAAACAACGGCTATTTACGGAGAGCAGCTTTATTTGCCCGACTTCAACAGTATCAACAACACGTTGAATAGCACCCAACGTAACAAAGCTACCCTTCTTCAACGCCGTTTGGTGAGTGTGTTGGGCTCGCTAAATCTGAGCTACGCCGACATGTTGTACTTAACCGTTACGGGGCGTAATGACTGGTCATCGACCTTGCCTGTTCAGAACAACTCTTTCTTTTATCCATCGGTTAGTTTAGGATTTGTTTTCACAGAGCTTCCTTCGTTTGAGCAGCAACAAATTTTGAGCTATGGAAAAGTTCGCTTTGCCTACGCTGAAGTTGGTAACGACGCAACCCCTTACCGTACGCGTCCTCGCCTCGTACCACAAACCACAACGGGTGGTGGCTTTTTGTATGACTTCTACGGAGGCAACGAAAACTTACGCCCAGAGCGGGGTCGGAGTTTTGAAACTGGCGTAGAGCTACGTTTCTTCAAAAATCGCGTAGGTTTGGATGTAACGTACTTCAACAAAAGCAATTTTGACCAAATCACCACCCAACGTTTGAGCTACGGTACTGGATTTATTTTTGGTTTGTTGAACGGTGGTGAAATTCGTAACAGCGGACTTGAAGCTCAATTGAACATTACGCCCATCAAAGCAAAGAATGTTCAGTGGGACATGAACCTCAATTTTACGCGTCTTCTGAATGAAGTAGTGAGCCTTCCTGGTGAAGTGGCGGAATATTACAACTCGGACACATGGCTGTACGGAAACGTTCGGGCAAGTGCCATGGCGCCCAACCAAAGCTCTTTCTACCCTAATTTATCGTACGTAAACACCCGTGGTGAGGGTAAAACTACGGCATTGGCAGGGTACAGCTACTTGCGCAACAAACGCGGGGATATTCTTGTCAGCCCAAGCACAGGTCTGCCTATTTCTAACCCTGTTTTCTTGCCCATCGGAGACCGTAACCCTGACTTTATGTTAGGATTTCAAAATTCAGTTCGCTTCAAAAATTGGTCACTTTCGGTGTTGTTAGACATTCGTAAAGGCGGTGACGTTTTCAACGGAAACGAAATGTACATGTTCCGCAATGGTCTTTCTACGCGCGTTCTCGACCGCAATAATCCTTATGTTTTCAAAGGTGTATTACGCGATGGCCGTGAAGACAGCGACGCACCTACGCCAAATACCATCCAAGTTACTCCGCAATTCCGTTCCGATTTTTATGGGGCATTCACCGAAGAAAGTTTTGTTGAAAAAGACATCAACTGGATTCGTTTGCGCGACGTAACGCTCCGTTACAGCTTCCCTCAGTCTATCTTAGACAAGCAGAAAATATTCCGTTCAGGAAGCGTCTTTGTTTCTGGAAATGAACTATTCCTCTTAACCAATTATACAGGCGCTGACCCCGATGTAAACGGAACAAGTGCGGGTACACTGGGTATCGGAGCACGTGGTTTTGATTATGGAACGTTGGCCTTACCACGTACCATTACTGCGGGTTTGAATTTTTCTTTCTAG
- a CDS encoding site-2 protease family protein yields MNSTRTLLLQLLLFVLTIISTSLAGAEWMFGRPFDLPFYQIENPLGWEHFWQGFRFSIPFLGILTVHEFGHYFAAKYHKVKVTLPYYIPLWLGIGQTIGTLGAFIRIKEFIRSREKYFDIGIAGPLAGFVVAVGVLWYGFATLPTLDYIFKIHPEYQKYGMGFARVVYTKNQAGNILLGDNLLFTFFKTYVADPTRLPPPQEIMHYPLLLAGYLALFFTSLNLIPIGQLDGGHVLYGLIGNKNYRVVSPILFFVFITYAGLGMYRADEFAIANANLFWEQLASLGIYIIFLQLCYSRIDENNALTKWMLALLTVTIQLGLSLLFPTVEGYSGFLAFGFLIGRVLGVYHPSTDDIAPLSNSRKVVGWLALIIFVLCFSPKPFVVL; encoded by the coding sequence GTGAACTCTACCCGCACCCTACTCCTCCAGCTCCTACTGTTTGTACTCACCATCATAAGTACGTCCTTAGCAGGCGCCGAATGGATGTTTGGGCGACCTTTTGACCTTCCATTTTACCAGATTGAAAATCCATTAGGCTGGGAACATTTTTGGCAAGGTTTCCGATTTTCGATTCCTTTCTTGGGGATTTTGACCGTTCACGAGTTCGGACATTATTTTGCGGCCAAATACCACAAAGTCAAAGTGACCCTCCCCTATTACATTCCGCTTTGGCTTGGAATTGGACAAACCATCGGTACCCTTGGGGCATTTATTCGTATCAAAGAATTTATTCGCTCGCGCGAAAAATACTTTGATATTGGGATAGCAGGGCCACTTGCGGGGTTTGTGGTTGCCGTCGGCGTTCTTTGGTATGGCTTTGCCACCCTTCCTACCCTTGATTATATTTTCAAAATTCACCCTGAGTACCAAAAATACGGGATGGGCTTTGCACGCGTGGTCTATACCAAAAACCAAGCTGGAAATATCTTATTGGGCGATAATCTGCTTTTTACTTTTTTTAAGACCTACGTCGCCGATCCAACTCGCCTTCCTCCACCCCAAGAAATCATGCACTATCCGCTGCTTTTGGCGGGTTATTTGGCACTATTTTTCACTTCGCTCAACCTTATTCCCATTGGACAACTTGACGGAGGACATGTGTTGTACGGGCTTATTGGCAACAAAAACTACCGAGTTGTTTCTCCCATTTTGTTTTTTGTCTTTATTACTTACGCAGGTCTTGGCATGTATCGCGCCGATGAATTCGCGATTGCTAACGCCAATTTATTTTGGGAACAACTCGCCTCACTGGGGATTTACATTATTTTCCTCCAATTATGTTATAGCCGAATCGACGAAAATAATGCGCTCACTAAGTGGATGTTAGCCCTATTAACGGTCACGATTCAACTCGGGCTTTCTCTACTGTTTCCAACCGTAGAAGGTTACTCAGGATTTTTAGCGTTCGGGTTCTTGATTGGTCGTGTTTTAGGCGTGTATCATCCCTCAACGGACGACATTGCTCCGTTAAGTAACTCCAGAAAAGTCGTAGGTTGGTTAGCTTTGATTATCTTTGTTCTCTGTTTTAGTCCAAAACCTTTCGTTGTATTGTAA
- a CDS encoding DUF4136 domain-containing protein → MKLVKLLLLGCVVVIVAASCNTSQKIFVEHDYSYETNFKAYSTYAFLECERDTGNVCTEVYNAIHRQMQARGYRLTTNKPSLLVNYGIFYDNLRYQGYMQPVIKNWVDTEDDSFKYEPIRYSLDKGTIIVSLIDADTDQVVWRGYAAGIFKNPNAANNYYRNVVRTIFDQYPLFASGYDPRGGGQSNGR, encoded by the coding sequence ATGAAGCTTGTCAAACTTTTACTGCTTGGATGTGTTGTTGTTATTGTGGCAGCAAGTTGCAACACGAGTCAGAAAATTTTTGTTGAACACGATTACAGTTACGAAACTAATTTCAAAGCCTACAGCACGTACGCTTTCTTGGAATGTGAACGTGATACGGGTAATGTGTGTACAGAAGTCTATAATGCCATCCACCGACAGATGCAAGCGCGTGGATATCGGCTTACTACCAATAAACCTTCTTTGTTGGTCAATTACGGTATTTTCTACGATAATTTGCGCTACCAAGGGTACATGCAGCCCGTGATTAAAAACTGGGTGGATACTGAAGATGATTCGTTTAAATACGAACCCATTCGCTATTCGCTCGACAAAGGTACAATCATTGTATCGCTAATTGATGCAGATACGGATCAGGTTGTTTGGCGTGGATATGCGGCGGGCATTTTTAAGAATCCCAATGCTGCCAATAATTATTATCGAAACGTAGTGCGGACGATTTTTGACCAATATCCGCTGTTTGCATCGGGGTATGACCCACGAGGCGGTGGACAATCCAATGGTCGTTAA
- a CDS encoding septum formation initiator family protein, with the protein MQFLQRFRFLKDFYKASALGLLIWLMFFELNSIPDQIGNWWELQELKSQKEYYEEQIVLLKKEQASTLGTDKLLEKYAREKYFMKKDSEEVFVLVDKNGEPFEK; encoded by the coding sequence ATGCAGTTCCTCCAACGTTTCCGATTTCTCAAAGATTTCTACAAAGCAAGTGCACTAGGTTTGCTTATCTGGTTGATGTTTTTTGAACTGAATAGTATTCCTGACCAAATTGGGAACTGGTGGGAACTTCAAGAATTGAAGTCTCAGAAAGAATACTATGAAGAACAAATCGTGCTGCTCAAAAAAGAACAAGCATCCACCCTTGGTACCGACAAACTCCTGGAGAAATATGCCCGTGAAAAGTATTTCATGAAAAAAGACAGTGAGGAGGTGTTTGTGTTGGTAGATAAAAATGGGGAACCGTTTGAAAAATAA
- a CDS encoding low molecular weight protein-tyrosine-phosphatase, which produces MKLQVLFVCLGNICRSPLAEGTFRELVAQKGLSDSISCDSAGTHGYHIGAPPDRRSRRVAADYGITLTHHARKLSSDDFANFDYIVAMDESNLENIQTQSYRSTGFYPEEGRVLLYRDFDDQADSPNVPDPYYDDMSAFEDVFQIVSRCGEHFLEYLIKEHNLV; this is translated from the coding sequence GTGAAACTTCAAGTACTCTTCGTCTGCCTCGGCAATATCTGCCGATCTCCCCTTGCAGAAGGCACTTTTCGAGAGCTCGTTGCTCAAAAAGGGCTATCAGATAGCATTTCTTGCGATTCTGCTGGTACGCATGGTTATCATATTGGTGCCCCCCCCGACCGTCGCTCTCGCCGCGTCGCGGCCGATTATGGCATTACCCTCACCCATCACGCCCGAAAACTTTCTAGCGACGATTTTGCCAACTTTGACTACATCGTTGCTATGGATGAATCCAACCTTGAAAACATCCAAACCCAAAGCTATCGCTCCACGGGTTTTTATCCCGAAGAAGGGCGCGTGCTTCTTTACCGCGATTTTGACGACCAAGCCGATTCTCCCAATGTACCAGACCCTTACTACGATGACATGTCAGCCTTTGAAGATGTTTTTCAAATCGTAAGTCGGTGCGGTGAACATTTCTTGGAATACTTAATAAAGGAACATAATTTAGTATAA
- the aroB gene encoding 3-dehydroquinate synthase → MSVTIAPIQESLPAYLSAHQYSKVVVIADTNTKKHCYAKVKPHLPKHELIVVPAGEQHKTLATCEKIWGEMTKAQLDRHAVVFNLGGGVIGDMGGFCAATYKRGIDFVQIPTTLLSQVDASVGGKLGIDFQGFKNHLGVFTQPKNVLIDASFLSTLPYIELRSGFAEIVKHCLIADAAKWEEIRKKDFEEQNWNNLIAHSVEIKKKVVATDPTEKGLRKILNFGHTIGHAVETYFLSKPPKERLLHGEAIAAGMIMETYLAYRKKMVDLQTLEQVEEFIFSVFGKADVQFSDAPTVIALAQQDKKNRGGELRFSLLDGIGTCAYDVKVTPAEIQQAIAYYVG, encoded by the coding sequence ATGTCTGTAACCATTGCCCCGATTCAGGAGAGCCTCCCTGCGTACCTTTCAGCGCATCAGTACTCCAAAGTTGTCGTTATTGCCGATACAAATACCAAAAAGCACTGCTACGCTAAGGTAAAACCTCATTTGCCCAAACATGAACTGATTGTCGTGCCAGCGGGAGAGCAGCACAAAACCCTGGCAACTTGTGAAAAGATTTGGGGCGAAATGACTAAAGCACAACTCGACCGTCACGCGGTTGTTTTTAACTTGGGTGGAGGAGTGATTGGAGACATGGGCGGGTTTTGTGCCGCTACTTACAAAAGAGGGATTGATTTTGTTCAAATCCCGACGACGCTGCTTTCTCAAGTGGATGCCAGCGTGGGTGGAAAATTAGGAATCGACTTCCAAGGTTTTAAAAACCATTTAGGAGTTTTTACTCAACCAAAAAATGTTTTGATTGACGCATCCTTTTTGTCAACCCTTCCGTATATAGAATTGCGCTCTGGATTTGCCGAAATTGTGAAGCATTGTTTGATTGCGGATGCCGCCAAGTGGGAAGAAATTCGTAAAAAAGACTTTGAAGAACAAAATTGGAACAACCTGATTGCGCATTCGGTTGAAATCAAGAAAAAAGTTGTAGCCACAGATCCAACGGAAAAAGGGCTTCGCAAAATCTTAAATTTTGGACATACCATTGGCCATGCGGTAGAAACCTATTTTTTGAGCAAACCTCCCAAAGAGCGGTTGCTGCATGGGGAAGCAATTGCGGCGGGGATGATTATGGAAACCTATTTGGCTTACCGCAAAAAAATGGTGGATTTGCAAACACTTGAGCAGGTTGAGGAGTTTATATTTTCAGTGTTTGGCAAAGCCGATGTCCAGTTTTCGGATGCGCCAACAGTGATTGCGCTGGCACAGCAAGACAAAAAGAACCGAGGAGGAGAGTTGCGTTTTTCACTGCTAGATGGCATCGGAACGTGTGCGTATGATGTGAAAGTGACACCAGCTGAAATCCAACAAGCTATCGCTTATTACGTAGGTTAA